A region of the Culex quinquefasciatus strain JHB chromosome 1, VPISU_Cqui_1.0_pri_paternal, whole genome shotgun sequence genome:
CAGatttcttgttttgttttggcaGTGATGCCAGTTTGTtggtaatttcttaattttacaGTAAGTTTagatttaaagttttgttttgcattgaggtttgatatttttaacaTGGAGTCAGTAGagattttaaatcaacaaaacaataattttagaGTAAGTCGACAAATTTGTTAATGCACTAATTGTGAAGTTTTATCTTATTTAAAGGAGCTAATACTTAAAAGTCAGTATTTTACATTTATTCGTGTAAGGTTTTAGAAAATGCAAGTAAAAGTGAGAGTCAATATTTCAatgcaaaacttttttaagactgtcaaattcaaaacatcaGATGTGGCACCCTGTTTAACTACCTTTGTAATAGAAACGGATCAATTTCGGATGCTTCGCGTTTGCTTAATCTACGTTTCAATCAAAAGTTCGTCATTGATCTGCGTTTTAAAAATCACCTCAATCTCAATGTAACTGTAACGTTAAGTCAAACTTGTAAAACCTAAAGAAAAATCGCGGTACCCTGTAAAGATAGACTGTAACGATTCCCATCACTGGTCAGAGATCTCTCGAGAGTGCTTCCAACTTGTTGATCACACACACGAGCGTCACAGCCCCCAGAGCGAACGACTAACCTTGTTCCTCTCCGGCAGGTTTGAGTGATGGCGGTGAGGTGAGAGACCCTGCTGCTGCGTCGCCGGCGGCGGGGAAAAGAGGAAcctgtgatgatgatgatgggaaGGAAGCGACCCCGCGGGAGGCCCCTCGAGAGAGAGCGATGGTATTTATCACACAAAACACACTCACACCCTCACTCACTTACATGATATGTAAACAAACGAAACACTTGAATCAAAAAAAGAAGTCAATTTCTTAAAAGTAAATTGGAAGTCGCGTTTTGCCAAAAAATCTCCTTCCGAGAGTTAGTCGTTGAACAGATTCTCCCCCTCTACATCTAGATTATCATTTATCCTCCTGTTTTTTACGTTATTATTTACCTCCCCCCtgctttatttgatttttagttttttctccTCCCCCCCctgaaaacgtaaacaaatggcaaaaacaacttttttgtaATCGTAAAAAGTCCCACAGAGAAAACATCATAATTCTAGCGTTAAAAGCCAAACAGTCTGAGATGATTAGCGTTTAGAACGAAAGCGTCTAGAACTAAAAGAAAACTAACGAgcaaaatctataaaaaaacgTCGAACTTAGCGTTAACgattttccaaatttgattgtaaatgcgaccgagcgagagagagagcgatTGTCTATTATACTCACTGTAACTGTAACCCAAATAAAGTACATCTTGCAAACCTGTTTTGTGTAACTGTTTCCTTTTTTgactgctgaaaaaaacaaataaattaaatctcTACCGAGAGAGCAAGCGTTGCAAACGATAAAAGTAACTTACTTGTGTCAATTGcccttaaaaaaatacgaaataatcatacattttattaacttttttctaGAGTAGTTGTAATTGAGACAGAGAGAACGACGCACTTGCAAGGATCAATTCTAATTCGTAAATTTTCGtcacattttcagaaaattattcGTTGGTGGACTTAGTTGGGAAACATCAGACAGTAATATACATTTTtcctttttatatatttattaagCTACAGTTTTTTCAAACCTCCTCTTTTGAGATATCTTCTTTCCTCCCCTTAAAAACTCCTTTCCTTTTTCCCTCCCTCCCCTTTCAAGTATTGCTTTTCTCTTTAGTTGTCCcccttttgaaaaatactctttagtttgtttttctatcTTTCAATTGAAACAAATTCTGTCGAAAAACTGCGAAGCCGAGCGTGTCGATGTCAACTAACGAATGTTTTCTCTCCCACCAAACCAAAATCAACCCAACTCGAACAGAGGAACTGAAGGAACACTTTGGCCAGTACGGTGATATCGAGAGCATAAACGTCAAGACTGACCCGAACACGGGCCGCTCGCGCGGCTTCGCGTTCATCGTGTACAAGAGCGCGGACTCGATCGACAAGGTCGTCGCCGCCGGCGACCACGTCATCAACAACAAGAAGGTGGACCCGAAGAAGGCGAAGGCGCGCCACGGCAAGATCTTTGTCGGCGGGCTCACCACCGAGATCAGCGACGACGAGATCAAGACGTTCTTCGGCCAGTTTGGCAATGTGAGTTCccgttttttgcttgttttgttagttttgtcAAAATGATGATTACCCCTATTCAGTTCTGCTTATGAGTCCAATGATTTCAACAACTTACCCTAAGCACAATTCTTTCTGACAAACTACTCAAACAAACGCTTCGAGTCTGAAGAGAAAGATCAAGTTACTGACCCCCCTCCTCTCCGCAGATTGTCGACGTCGAGATGCCGTTCGACAAGCAGAAGAACCAGCGCAAGGGCTTCTGCTTCATCACGTTCGACTCGGAGCAGGTCGTGAACGAGCTGCTCAAGACCCCGAAGCAGACCATCTCCGGCAAGGAGGTGGACGTGAAGAAGGCCACCCCCAAGCCGGACAACATGCAGATGGGCGGTCCGATGGGCGGCCGGGGTGGCATGCGTGGGCCGCCGCGCGGAGGCATGCGAGGTGGACGCGGGGGACCGGGTGGACCCAAAGGTGAGGACCAAAAACCTCCTTCTCGATGGAGTCTGGGCTCAAACTTCCACGTCTTCTCATTCGCAGGTTACGGACAAGGCTGGGGCAATCAGGGCGGTTATGGCGGCGGTGGctacggcggcggcggcggccaggGCGGATACGGATACGGTGACTATTATGGTGGCGATTGGGGATGGGGCGGTTACAACAGTTATGATTACTCCCACTACGGTAAATTCAACAACCATTCACAGAAACAACACCACCATTAGAGACTTTCTTCCCTCTTCTCGATATATATATttaccacttttttttctgttgttttttcGTTCCGCAAAACCCGTTCGTTCttacaaaacaacaaacaaaacaacttttatcgattttttttctgtaacgtaattaattatttttttaaacatttggaaACATTGCTAATTCACTCGTTCTAAACACAATTTTCGAATGGAGGTGTGTGTGTCAcaccgaacacacacacacgcacacgtacACTAGAGTACCGTAAATGGGTTAACAAAATAGTAAACAAAAGTTGAGAGAGTGTAACACAAACAAAgcatgagtttaaaaaaatcgcgtGCAGCAACACACAATTTTCAAATCTCTCTTGcaagtttttttcttccaactgTGTTGCTGCAAAATCGAATTTACCTCACAAAGAGAAAGAGATGTGTCCAAGTTACCGCGTCGTCGCGTGTTT
Encoded here:
- the LOC6044329 gene encoding RNA-binding protein squid isoform X4, which produces MADQDDQMNGNGQDVDQNGDQQDNGANGSGDSAPVRDDDRKLFVGGLSWETSDKELKEHFGQYGDIESINVKTDPNTGRSRGFAFIVYKSADSIDKVVAAGDHVINNKKVDPKKAKARHGKIFVGGLTTEISDDEIKTFFGQFGNIVDVEMPFDKQKNQRKGFCFITFDSEQVVNELLKTPKQTISGKEVDVKKATPKPDNMQMGGPMGGRGGMRGPPRGGMRGGRGGPGGPKGYGQGWGNQGGYGGGGYGGGGGQGGYGYGAGGYQGGKQRGGGGGGNRQPRHTPY
- the LOC6044329 gene encoding RNA-binding protein squid isoform X1: MADQDDQMNGNGQDVDQNGDQQDNGANGSGDSAPVRDDDRKLFVGGLSWETSDKELKEHFGQYGDIESINVKTDPNTGRSRGFAFIVYKSADSIDKVVAAGDHVINNKKVDPKKAKARHGKIFVGGLTTEISDDEIKTFFGQFGNIVDVEMPFDKQKNQRKGFCFITFDSEQVVNELLKTPKQTISGKEVDVKKATPKPDNMQMGGPMGGRGGMRGPPRGGMRGGRGGPGGPKGYGQGWGNQGGYGGGGYGGGGGQGGYGYGDYYGGDWGWGGYNSYDYSHYDDYYGGYNDGYNGGGGGGGGGGRQGGPRGIKGAGGYQGGKQRGGGGGGNRQPRHTPY
- the LOC6044329 gene encoding RNA-binding protein squid isoform X3 — protein: MADQDDQMNGNGQDVDQNGDQQDNGANGSGDSAPVRDDDRKLFVGGLSWETSDKELKEHFGQYGDIESINVKTDPNTGRSRGFAFIVYKSADSIDKVVAAGDHVINNKKVDPKKAKARHGKIFVGGLTTEISDDEIKTFFGQFGNIVDVEMPFDKQKNQRKGFCFITFDSEQVVNELLKTPKQTISGKEVDVKKATPKPDNMQMGGPMGGRGGMRGPPRGGMRGGRGGPGGPKGYGQGWGNQGGYGGGGYGGGGGQGGYGYGDYYGGDWGWGGYNSYDYSHYGAGGYQGGKQRGGGGGGNRQPRHTPY
- the LOC6044329 gene encoding RNA-binding protein squid isoform X2, translating into MADQDDQMNGNGQDVDQNGDQQDNGANGSGDSAPVRDDDRKLFVGGLSWETSDKELKEHFGQYGDIESINVKTDPNTGRSRGFAFIVYKSADSIDKVVAAGDHVINNKKVDPKKAKARHGKIFVGGLTTEISDDEIKTFFGQFGNIVDVEMPFDKQKNQRKGFCFITFDSEQVVNELLKTPKQTISGKEVDVKKATPKPDNMQMGGPMGGRGGMRGPPRGGMRGGRGGPGGPKGYGQGWGNQGGYGGGGYGGGGGQGGYGYDDYYGGYNDGYNGGGGGGGGGGRQGGPRGIKGAGGYQGGKQRGGGGGGNRQPRHTPY